In Micromonospora sp. NBC_01813, the following are encoded in one genomic region:
- a CDS encoding NUDIX hydrolase has product MGDATGGAERLLHGRIDDGTGPERPDNFRWQVFGARTVYERRPWVSLDLVDVQPPGGERFEHHVVRLFRAAIGVVVNDQDQVLMLWRHRFVPDQWGWELPGGIVDEGESPAVAVAREVEEETGWRPAAMRHLISYQPMTGMIDSPHDVYYASGATFISRPATSDEAGEVAWVPLASVRGLLDRNEILGSGSIVGLLHVLAFGVPKG; this is encoded by the coding sequence ATGGGCGATGCGACGGGTGGAGCCGAACGGCTGCTACACGGCCGGATCGACGACGGCACCGGCCCGGAGCGGCCCGACAACTTCCGCTGGCAGGTGTTCGGGGCGCGGACCGTGTACGAGCGGCGGCCGTGGGTCAGTCTCGACCTGGTCGATGTCCAGCCGCCCGGCGGCGAGCGGTTCGAGCACCATGTCGTACGGCTGTTTCGCGCGGCCATCGGCGTCGTCGTCAACGATCAGGACCAGGTGTTGATGCTGTGGCGGCACCGGTTCGTGCCGGACCAGTGGGGGTGGGAGCTTCCCGGCGGAATCGTCGACGAGGGCGAGAGCCCGGCAGTAGCCGTGGCGCGGGAGGTAGAAGAGGAAACCGGCTGGCGCCCGGCGGCCATGCGGCACCTGATCTCGTATCAGCCGATGACCGGCATGATCGACTCGCCGCACGACGTCTACTACGCCAGCGGGGCCACGTTCATCAGCCGGCCCGCCACGTCCGACGAAGCTGGAGAGGTCGCCTGGGTGCCACTCGCCAGCGTCCGAGGCCTTCTCGACCGGAACGAGATCCTCGGCTCCGGATCGATCGTCGGACTGCTGCACGTCTTGGCGTTCGGCGTACCAAAGGGCTAG